The genomic region AGAAGGGCACCATTATGGCGCCGCCGCCTATACCGAGCATAGTGCCTACGAAGCCGGCCACAAACCCAATCAGCGGCACAATAACTAGTTCCTGCACTTATCCGTGCACCAAGCACAGCGGCGTAGCCCTGGATGGGAGAAAAACATAGCTACGCTGTCGGCGCAGAGGCCTCCTCTGCTTCCTCGGGGATAACGCCTAGCCAGCTCCATATATGCTTGTATAGTTTTTCCCAGTACTCCCGGTGGGCCCTGTATAGTTGCTCCGCTAGCTCTTTGTCCCCAAGCTCTGCTGCAAGAGAAACAATCATGTCAATGCTCTTCTTTGAGTCCCAGGGCCTGGGCACTGCTCCCGCCAATACCCGGTACCTTGCTATGGATCCTAGTACGCGGCGCGCGTGGCTAACGAGGTCGATTTTTTCGCCTACAAGGCCCTCGTAGAGCTTCTCTAAGACCTTCTCAGTCCACTTCCGGTAGAAGCGACACGTTCCAGCATTGTCAACGAGGTACTCATTAACCATTCTATTGATTATTACTTCAGCGAATTCACGGGGATCGCGCGGTATCGCCGGGCTATAATAGCTCCAATACCTACCTGGAACCGGTATTGGAGCTATTAGGCCGGGCGCCCAGTACAAGTTTGGAGTCATATAGGCCTCGTCACCGTATGGTGCACATACTATTAGGTCGTGGAACCCTAGGCCGTACATACGGGTCCTTGACTCAAACCGCTTGTTAAGCTCTAATGATGCCTTTCTAAGCCCCTTCTCGGCTACTAGCTTCAATATCTCGCTACGATGCTCTACTAGGCCCTCGAGTACTTGTTTGGCTAACTCATAGTTAACGTCGCTCTGGTCTACAGTATAGCTCAGCGGATCGAAGAACGGTCTCTGGCCGAGCCCTACCTCCTCCGGCAGCAACATTCCACGATGAACCGCGTCGAAGATCCATGATATTATGTGGCCCGCCTCAATAGCGTCGATACCTAGGTCGTCGGCGAGCCTTATCAAGTCCGCAACTTGGTCTGCCTTCACAACACCTACTAGACCGCCAAGAGCGTTGGAGGGCTCATAGTCTATTTTCACGCCGCGCCATATCTTCTTACAAGCCGCTATACATGGCTCACCACACGTCCTCCAAGGCTTCTCTGGCGCCTCGAAGACTTCTCTCTGAACAAGTTTCCACAGATGCTCTAAGATTATATCAAGTATCCGAAGCCTAGCCGCCTTCGACAAGTAAACAGTATTGTAGCCAAAGAATGGCAACATGTCCCTGTAGTGCACGTAGTTTACTCCAAAGGTGCCGCCTGTGCCAAGCTTTTCGTCAAACCGGTACTTCGTGGTAACGCTTCTAGCCACGACCGCATAAGGCTTCCCAAACACCTCTCTAGTAACATCCTCGATCATCTTGTTTATAGTAGGGGCCTCGCGTGTGAAGTCATAGTCTCCGCCGAACACGATGCCAGCAACACCATGTGCCCTCAGCAAAACACTGCCGCCACCAGCCCTCGAGGCAGAGTCCACGACAGGCGACAGCCATTCACCCTCAACCATATACGAGAATATTCCGCCAAACATTGTGCGCGCCGCCGCAGGCCCGACAACAGCTACTCTGACCGGGAACTCCGCGCCACCTACTACTTCGCGGTAAAGGTATAACGCAAGAGCGCTCGTGCCCCTATAACCCTCGAAGCCGCCCCATATGTTCCAGAGCTTCTCCCAAGAGACCCCAATGAAGTCAACATCTATTCTTCCATCGCGCTTACCAAGTACCTTTATAATCACCGGCTCCTCGCTCCAGCCTTCGACTACGAGGCCACGAAGCCCCGTCCTCATAAACTGGTAACAGGCACCCCCAAGAGTGCTTACATGAAGCCCCATTGTCTCCGGACTCCTAAACACAAAGACCATTCTGTGCCCGCCGAAGACCCTTGCGCCGGCGAAGGGCCCGCAACCAGCTACTACCACGTTGCGCGGAGAATCAACCGAAACTTCATAGCTCTTATACTTATCAACATGCAGCCTTACACCATAGTCAATAATGCCTAGAATACCGCTACCTATATTCTGCTCCTCGACACGGTAATTCCGTGAAGCAGCATCCACAACAAGTACTCGAAACACACTCATAGCACATTGCACCTATTAAAGACCAGTAAGAAAAACCCTCCTATACCCCTCATAACGAGGATGACGTAGTGCTAGGTATATGAGTGTACTGCTGAGCATCCCTTTTAGCCAGGTACAGTAACTTGGACAACTCCTTCCCTGCCGAGGCGCATTTGCATAATCCCTATTTTTACTCCATACGTTACTTTAACGCGGGGGGTCTCTGTGCCCACTCTTACAGCCTATGACCTAGTACGTGACACCAAGCCCATATACGCTACACCGGATAAAACAATACTTGACGCAACAAGGATAATGGCCGAACACAATATCGGAAGCGTACCAGTGGTCAAGGACGAGAAACTCGTAGGCATCTTCACGGAAAGAGACCTCGTTAAACACATTGCAAAAGGAACTCCCCTGGAAACCAGGCTAGAAGAAGTAATGACACGCGACCTAGTCGTAGCACATCCCGCCGACCCCTTGCCGCTCATAGCCCAGAAAATGATACAGCACAACATCCGACACATACCAGTAGTCGACGACCGGGGTAGGCTCCTCGGAGTAATCAGCATCCGCAGAGTACTACAATTCCTCCTAGCAGAGAGCGAACACCCCTAACAGTCTCGATCAAGCCAAACAACAACATAGCCCCCGGAAAACCCACCTTTTTCCTCCCGCTTCCTAGCCCTAACATCCTCAACAACACGTAGAGAAATACCCCTCAAACCCAGCCACTCATAGAGAGCCTCAAGAAGATCAGCAGCCTCTTCAACACTACCACTCTCCGCAAGCTCCAACGCCTCCTCAACAATCTTGGCACGCAGCAATGCATCAAACTGCTCCCCGGAAACCCGGAAAACACGGACACCGGGCTCTCCACGAACCTCCTCGGCAATCCTATCCCTAACGAGCTTCCAACAAACCAACACATAGCACCATAGAAGAGAAACTCAGGACAAACCACAAGGGCCAAGAATAGAACCAGGAAGAAGCAATACTGCAACATAGAGGAGAGAGGCAACACGCTAACGACGGGGGCCCAGACCCCGCGCACACCACCCAGGAGCCCTAAGCCCCGGGCCCTGGGCCCCTGCGGGCCACGCAGACCCTATACCCAGCGTGGCCCGCCCCTGAGCGAGAAGCCCCCACGGCGTCCGGGCGATTGGGAGCGGCGGGCTAAACCCCTCGGGGCACAAGGCCCCTCGGGGCTTACACCCCCGCCCCATCAACCCCGTCTTCTACGGGAGCCCGGGCCGCCCCGGGAAACCCCGAGGCGGCGGCCGCCTCTTTTCGGGGAGGGGTTCCCGCTTAGATGCTTTCAGCGGTTACCCCCTACGGCGTGGCTGCCCGGCGCTGCCCTGCCGGACAACCGGTACACTAGAGGCCGCGGCGCCCCGTTCCTCTCGTACTAGGGGCACCTTCCCCTCAGGCGGCCCACACCCCCCGCGGGTAGAGTCCGACCTGTCTCACGACGGTCTAAACCCAGCTCACGTTCCCCTTTAATGGGCGGGCAGCCCCACCCTTGGGGGCTGCTGCACCCCCAGGATGGGAAGAGCCGACATCGATGTAGCAAACCGCGGGGTCGATGTGAGCTCTCGCCCGCGACGACTCTGTTATCCCCGGGGTAACTTTTCTGTCATGCCCGGCCCCCACCGAGGGGGGCACGAGCGTTCGCTAGGCCGCGGTTTCCCGGCCGGACCCGTTGCTGTTCGGGGTCCGGTCAGGCCGGCTTTTGCCCTTGCACTCTACGGCGGAGCTCTGACCCGCCTGAGCCGACCTTTGGGCGCCCGTGTTACCTTTTCACGGGCGTGCCGCCCCAGCCAAACCGCCCACCTGGGGCTGTCCCCCCGGCCTCCCGCCGGGGGTAAGCCCCCCAGGCCCGGGTAGGTGGTGTTTCATTGGCGCCTCCCCACCCCCCGGAGAGGGTGGCTCATCGGCTCCCACCTACGCTACGTACCCGGGCCCAGAGGGCAACCCCAGGCTGCGGTAAAGCTCCACGGGGTCTTCTCGCCCTGCGGGGGGATGCCGGCCTGTGCACCGGCTCCGTGGGTTCACGGGGCCCCGGGCCAGGACAGTGGGGACCTCGTTGATCCATTCATGCGCGCCGGAACTTACCCGGCAAGGCATTTGGCTACCTTAAGAGAGTCAGAGTTACTCCCGGCCTTCAGCGGCGCTTCGCCGGGTTGAACCCCGGTTTCACGGACCGCCAGTGGCCAGGATTCGGCCCCCGTACACACCCTTTCGGGCTTGCGGGGACCTATGTTTTTATTAAACAGTCAGGCCCCCCTAGGCACTGCGACCCGCGGTCCAAGGGGTTTACCCCCAGACCGCGGGCACCCCTTCTCCCGAAGTTACGGGGCCAATTTGCCGAGTTCCCTGGCCCGGGTTAGCCCCCAGACGCCTGGGGCTTCTCACCCAGGGGCACCTGTGTCGGTTCTCGGTACGGGCGCGGGGGATCGTTCCCCGCCCCCTTTTCAAGGGCCCCCGGGATCGGCGGAAGGGCCCTAACGGGCCCCCATTCCCGCCTTCGGCCGGTTCTCGCCATTACGGCTCTCCCCGGCCTTCGGACGGTTAGCCGGGTCGCGGCCCTTCGGCCGCCCCCGGTCCGCCTACCCGGAGGCGTCGGAGGCGGGGCTTGCGTTGCCGCACCTACCCCCGCGGCACGGGAATATTGACCCGTTTCCCTTTCCCCGGGTCCGTGTTACGGCCCGGGTTAGGGCCGGCTCACCCTCGGCCGACGACCGTTGCCGAGGAACCCTGGCCCTTTCCGGCGGAGGGGATTCTCACCCCTCTTCGCTGTTACTACCGCCGGGATCCGCACCCGGAGCGGCTCCAGCGGGCCTCACGGCCCGCCTTCTGCGCCGCCCCGGCGCCCGCCTACCGGATGCGGACCGCATAGCGGTCCGCCCCCGGGGTCTCGGCGGCCGGCTTAAGCCCCGACATATCTTCGGGGCCCTCGGCCTCGGCGGGTGAGCTGTTACGCACTCCTTAGAGGATGGCTGCTGTTAGGCCCACCTCCCCGCTGTCTGAGGCCGAGGACGCCCTTTCGTTGGCACTTAGCCGGCCCTTGGGGGCCTTAACCCCGGTCTGGGTTGTTCCCCTCTCGGCCCCCGGGCTTACCCCGGGGAGCCCCACTCCCGCCATCTACGGCGGCCGCGGGTTCGGAGTTTGATAGGGGGCCGGGGGCTTTCGCCCCCTGCACCCCCAATCAGTGCTCTACCCCGCGGCCCGGCCTCCGGCGGGGCTGCCCTGCGAGGCACTTCGGCGGGAACCAGCTATCACCGGGCTAGATTGGCCTTTCACCCCTAGACGGGGGTCAGGGGAACGAATTGCACGTCAGAACCCCTTCGGGCCTCCACCGGGCTTTCGCCCGGCTTCACCCTGCCCCCGCCTAGATCGCCCGGTTTCTGGTCTCACGGCCGTGACTCCGGGCCCTTTGGGACCCCGCCCCTCGCCGGGGGATAGCCCCCGGCTGCGGGCTCGTCGGTTTCCCTACGCCTTCGGGGGTGAACCCCTTAGGCTCGCCACGGCCGTGAACTCCCCGGCCCGTGTTTCAAGACGGACGGGGCGACCCTGCTCCGCCCCCCTCGTACTCCCGGCTCGCGCCGGTTTCCTTCGGGGGGCCTCCTCGCTTTCGGGCCGCCCCGTGCTTAGCCGCCCGGTTTCAGGCTCTTTTCACCCCCCTTCCGGGGTGCTTTTCAGCTTTCCCTCACGGTACATAGTACGCTATCGGTCTCGGGACGTATTTAGCCTTGGGAGTCGGTGACTCCCAGCTTCCCACGGCAGAACCAAGCCGTGGTACTCTGCCCCGCGGCGCGGGCCCTCCGGGTTTAGCCTACGGGGCTGTCACCCTCTACGGCGGGGCTTTCCAGCCCACTTCGGCTACCCGGAGTCGGCCCGCTGGGGCTCGAGGCCCCAGCCGCGGGGCCGCAACCCCTCATCTCTCCGCGGTTATCCCGCGGAGAATTGGTTTGGGCTCTCCCCCTTTCGGTCGCCCCTACTCAGGGGATCGCTGTTGCTTTCTTTTCCTCCCCCTACTAAGATGTTTCCGTTCGGGGGGTTCCCGCTCGGTACTCCCGGGGAAAACCCCGGTTTCCCGAGCGCCACGGGCTCTTCGCCCGTGGCAGGAGGCCCCATTCGGGGATCCCGGGTTCAACGGCTGCATGCGCCTACCCCGGGCATATCGCCGCTTGCCGCGCCCTTCGTCGGCGCCCGAGCCGAGCCATCCACCGGGCGGCGTCCGTGCCGTGAGGCCCGCTCAGGGGCGGGGCCCAGGGCCCGGTCTGGCCGGCCCCTGGGTGCTCCCACCGCCGAGGCCCTCTAGGGAGCCCCGGGCACCGGATAGTGAAGCGGTCCGTGAGTGGCCCTAGTGACGGGCCCCTGCAGCCACAGGAGGTGATCCAGCCGCAGGTTCCCCTACGGCTACCTTGTTACGACTTCTCCCCCCTCGCGGGGGAGGGGTTCGACCCCACCTCCCGGGGTTTGCCCCCGGGAGGCAGGGCCTCACCCCTCCCCCGCTCGGGTGGAGCGACGGGCGGTGTGTGCAAGGAGCAGGGACGTATTCACCGCGCGATGCTAACGCGCGGTTACTAGGGATTCCTCGTTCACGAGGGCGAGTTGCAGCCCTCGATCCCAACTGCGGCGGGGTTTAAGGGATTACCTCCCCCTTTCGGGGTCGGATCCCGCTGTCCCCGCCATTGTAGCCCGCGTGCAGCCCGGGGGATTCGGGGCATGCTGACCTGCCGTGGCCCCCTCCTTCCTCCGCCTTGGACGGCGGCAGTCCCCCTAGTGTGCCCCCGG from Pyrofollis japonicus harbors:
- a CDS encoding CBS domain-containing protein; this encodes MPTLTAYDLVRDTKPIYATPDKTILDATRIMAEHNIGSVPVVKDEKLVGIFTERDLVKHIAKGTPLETRLEEVMTRDLVVAHPADPLPLIAQKMIQHNIRHIPVVDDRGRLLGVISIRRVLQFLLAESEHP
- a CDS encoding aldehyde ferredoxin oxidoreductase N-terminal domain-containing protein → MSVFRVLVVDAASRNYRVEEQNIGSGILGIIDYGVRLHVDKYKSYEVSVDSPRNVVVAGCGPFAGARVFGGHRMVFVFRSPETMGLHVSTLGGACYQFMRTGLRGLVVEGWSEEPVIIKVLGKRDGRIDVDFIGVSWEKLWNIWGGFEGYRGTSALALYLYREVVGGAEFPVRVAVVGPAAARTMFGGIFSYMVEGEWLSPVVDSASRAGGGSVLLRAHGVAGIVFGGDYDFTREAPTINKMIEDVTREVFGKPYAVVARSVTTKYRFDEKLGTGGTFGVNYVHYRDMLPFFGYNTVYLSKAARLRILDIILEHLWKLVQREVFEAPEKPWRTCGEPCIAACKKIWRGVKIDYEPSNALGGLVGVVKADQVADLIRLADDLGIDAIEAGHIISWIFDAVHRGMLLPEEVGLGQRPFFDPLSYTVDQSDVNYELAKQVLEGLVEHRSEILKLVAEKGLRKASLELNKRFESRTRMYGLGFHDLIVCAPYGDEAYMTPNLYWAPGLIAPIPVPGRYWSYYSPAIPRDPREFAEVIINRMVNEYLVDNAGTCRFYRKWTEKVLEKLYEGLVGEKIDLVSHARRVLGSIARYRVLAGAVPRPWDSKKSIDMIVSLAAELGDKELAEQLYRAHREYWEKLYKHIWSWLGVIPEEAEEASAPTA
- a CDS encoding nucleoside triphosphate pyrophosphohydrolase → MVCWKLVRDRIAEEVRGEPGVRVFRVSGEQFDALLRAKIVEEALELAESGSVEEAADLLEALYEWLGLRGISLRVVEDVRARKREEKGGFSGGYVVVWLDRDC